In the genome of Lactuca sativa cultivar Salinas chromosome 3, Lsat_Salinas_v11, whole genome shotgun sequence, the window TGTTTGATCCCTAacctttttttttgcactcggaatGTCCCTGTGGTtcgattttgttgcgtttttcgttcctatggtttggtaaaaattgcacgtttggtccctaactttatgtatgtaggGGACGAAAAACGCAAGAAAATCAAATCAtatggacgatccgagtgcaaaaataatgttagggatcaaacgtgcaatttttaccaaaccatagggacgatttcagtaatttactcaaaataaaattcatatatattcaattcaTTACGAGTATTGCAACACTATAGAAATCGCCCATGTTTCATAAACTGCGCAATATCTAACAACATTCTCTACAAAGTAAAGACACGTGGCAACAAGATGCATATAATCATGGCCTCCCTCTAGGAAGAAATCAAAGAAGGAGTTGCCGACCACATGAAACTCATGAAGGAACTCCCTGACAATTAGCTACCAACTGTTTCCTCTTTTCTGTCGGTTATGTCTGATTAATCAACATCCAACTAATGTCCTCTTTTGCTATCGTGTCTATGTAATAGTTTTCTCATCCTTTGTATGAACTTCATGTTCTAAAATAAGACGTTGACACCTTTTAACTTCTACTTTGCCGTTTGAACTTCTTATCACATGTCAATacttacaaaagaaaaaaaacaaatgaaTACAGATACATACAAATGCATACTTACAAATAGAAACATTGCTTctgataattaaaaaaatatcaatatttattgtttttagaATACATTATATATTGCCTCaacgtaaaaaaaaaaattaaaagtacaATCTCACCCAttacacaaaacaaaactaaaaataatTATCTAAACCGAGGCGAAGCCCGAAATATTTTTTCTGAATTTGTATAAATTCATTGGTTAAAAGTATAAAAATAATgatcaaaatataaataagaaactgcaaaaatggtccctgtggtatgcatttttttggggttttaatcCAAACCATGACTTTTTTGGCTTCGTGGTCCTTTTGAACTAGTTTGTATGTAAAAATGGTCCCTCCGGAAATTGAAATGACTAAATTGCCCTcatgatatattttttatgttttttctatttaatttaatgttttattaataataaaatggGGCCCACACCccactcactcactctctctctctctatctctctctttcacacacacacacactctctctctctctctcacacacacacacacactctctctctctctctctttctttctctctctctctctccctaacTTTGAAACCTGCACATTCACCACGCCTCCTCCTTTATTCCCACGATCGATCATAGATCATAAGGCAAATAATGTGGAGCTACCCTTTTTGTTATTAATCGATCATACAGAAAAAGAAACAATAACGAAGAGAAGCAAAGAAATCTGGTTATTGCTAAGTGAACTGATCAGAAACGATAGTATACAAGAACTGATCAGAAAAGAAGTTGTTGATGGTCAAGCAATTGAAATTTTTGTCACGAACTTATTTCAGAATATGAAGCTTCTACATCACATAGGTTAGGTTAATTTATCTGCAGAACTCGATAACCAAAGCTCTCCTTCCTCGCTTTGAAACCTGCAACTCAACCCTCTCCTTCAGCTACCACATGTTATGTGAGGAAGACGGTGCCCCCACCTGCAAATGAAAACTCTGATCTAGTTCTGATATGGTTTCTCCTTCATCGAATCGTCATCTTCTCCGTTTGTTGGCCATCatctaataaaacaaaacacacacacacacatacatactgaGATCAATTCGATTTCAACAACAAACATAGCAGAAGGCATATTTAACTTTATGCCAACCACAAACCACTTTCTCCGCTATATTTTTCAAACTCGCTGCAAGAGAAATCGAAGGCAGATAAACAAATGCATCTCAACAAACAACCCCTGTTTCGCTAATGATTTCCAATATGCCATTTAATCTCACAGATTCTTTCAAACTCTCACACGTTAAAAACCTAAAATTGTCTTCAATGTCACGCCAAgtagttatggattttagaatcgTACCTCTTAGGGCTAAAATGGCTCAACGGGGGCCGCTTGGGTAAAGCGATACCATTCGAGAATTGCACCATAGATTGATCTGTTATGTTcatcaattagggtttaggagACTTTGTATATGAAGGGGATGAACCATTTTGTGCACATCGTTGGAAACGAGTTTTAATCGGCCGATAACTAGTTTAGGTGCTTGTTCGGGAGGTGGGCctggagagagagaaagagagagagagagagagagagagagagagagatttcttaattttttaatcataaaaatagattaaaaatgaaagaaaaaatgaaaaagaaatacctcaagggtattttagtcttttaaGTTTTCCGAGGGACCAAAACTACAAGTAAACTACCTCAAAAGGACctccaatccaaaaaagtcgtggttcgaactaaaacccaaaaaaatacataccataaGACATTTTTGCAATTTAGTCTATAAATAAATACGATAACGGGTTTAACATCGTAAGTCATTTTCCATTTTTAATATccttttttaaaatatgtgttaGAAATGTTGATTAATGGTAACCAGCGATATCCGGGGGTTATTTAACCTCATATTCATTATCTGTTTTCTCGCCCTCTTATTTTACAGACTCCCTTTCTCGCTTTCTCTCTCCTCTTCTCAATCTCTCACTTCAAAACGTCCGATTGATCCTTCTCGAACAATCTTTTCTCAGGTAAATCTAGATCCAGATCTTCTTTTTTCTCATTTCCTTCTCGGATTTCAACGTTTGTAAGTTAGATTCAAATTTTGTTTCTCGTACTATCAGGTCATCGTCTTATTTGTTGATCGCTTGAAGGTCGTCTGTATTTCTGTGTTTCTTATGCGATCTAGAAATTTCTGGATGATACTGCTGTATTGATTTAAGATTATACGTGTCTAGCGGAATTTTTGATCGAATTGTTGATTGGATTGATGTATGTTGAGATTTTGATCGCCGATCTGAATATTTACTAATGttactcttttataaactttgaTTAGATCTGTTATAAGGATGAATCTTGTTCTAAATTCCGTTTCTGAGGTGAATATGTGATCATTATTTTGGTTGTAATGTTTTTTTATATGGCCGAACCTGTAAATCCGTCTGGTTTGATTTCACTTTGAAGGAAACGgtggttttttgtttttaatttaggTCTTTAGACAGCGAACCTTCTTTCTTTTGTTGATATCATAACATTGTTTTACTGCTGAATGAGGATAGATCCATTTGATCTGAACGTTTCTCAAATATTTATGTTATCTTCTGCAATTTTCTTACTCTAGATCTCTGTTTATCACCTTACATTTTCCAGTTTATTGTATAAGAAAAGCCATCTGTCTGAAGGTCCGTGTATTTCTGTGTGTGATCAATATTCTTTTGGATTTCACTATACGTGATTGCGATACTTGAATTTTTTGGATCTTATCATATGCACATTTACATGGTGTTTCTTGCCACCTTGAAGATTTTGTTGTGGCATCTTATGATCTGAATATTATAATACGTTGGAGAGGTTGACTTTTTGAGTTTATTTatcccaaaaatgagtttttgaagcTATAAAATCTTTCAGCCTGTACGATTTCTTGTATCCGTAATTAGGAATGGTTTAGTGGAATGTGTAGGTCCACTAAGTCtgattttatatttaaaatacaaCTTTTCATACTTTAaagtttctttattttattttaatattatctgCTGATATTAATACGAGTGGATTTTAGAAGATCAGAACCATAATTTTATAATAAAGCATGTGAGATGCAATTTTGAAATACTTATGCTGAGATATAGTTTCATAATATCTGAGCAAGTGTTGTTGTGTGTATTTATAGGGATCCTGAGTAGCAAGAGGATAGAATGGGGCTTACTTTCACCAAACTTTTTAGCCGGCTCTTTGCCAAGAAAGAGATGCGAATATTGATGGTGGGTCTCGATGCAGCTGGTAAGACAACCATTTTGTACAAGCTCAAGCTTGGGGAGATTGTCACCACAATTCCTACCATAGGTAATCAATCATTTCTGCAATGGGTTTTCTTTTTCTGACTTATTGTCTTTATGCTGTATCTTTAGCAATGATCTTATTGTTGCTGTTTGCAGGTTTTAATGTGGAGACTGTTGAATACAAAAACATTAGCTTCACAGTGTGGGATGTTGGGGGTCAGGACAAGGTAAAAATGTTGTTTAACttgtatatataatatatatacatatcatatcatatatgAATTTTGATGTGTTTATGTTTTTTGTATATGTGCACAGATTCGTCCATTATGGAGGCATTATTTCCAGAACACACAAGGTCTTATCTTTGTGGTTGATAGCAATGACAGGGACAGAGTTGTTGAGGCAAGAGATGAATTGCACAGGATGTTGAATGAGGTAATAAGTTTGTTATTACTTTACTATAACTATATATAAGAAGTCATGTATGTATGATGAAATTTATTTGTGACAGGATGAGTTAAGAGATGCAGTTCTTCTTGTATTTGCTAACAAACAAGATCTCCCAAATGCAATGAATGCTGCTGAAATCACTGATAAGCTTGGCCTCCACTCCCTCCGACAGCGCCACtggtaaaataattaaaataaaataataattcc includes:
- the LOC111906430 gene encoding ADP-ribosylation factor 2 isoform X1, with translation MGLTFTKLFSRLFAKKEMRILMVGLDAAGKTTILYKLKLGEIVTTIPTIGFNVETVEYKNISFTVWDVGGQDKIRPLWRHYFQNTQGLIFVVDSNDRDRVVEARDELHRMLNEDELRDAVLLVFANKQDLPNAMNAAEITDKLGLHSLRQRHWYIQSTCATSGEGLYEGLDWLSNNIANKASI
- the LOC111906430 gene encoding ADP-ribosylation factor 2 isoform X2 — translated: MGLTFTKLFSRLFAKKEMRILMVGLDAAGKTTILYKLKLGEIVTTIPTIGFNVETVEYKNISFTVWDVGGQDKIRPLWRHYFQNTQGLIFVVDSNDRDRVVEARDELHRMLNEDELRDAVLLVFANKQDLPNAMNAAEITDKLGLHSLRQRHWYIQSTCATSGEGLYEGLDWLSNNIANKA